The DNA sequence CGACGTGCTGCATCCCATGGGCTGGGATGCCTTTGGCCTGCCGGCCGAGCAGTATGCCATCAAGACCGGGATCCACCCGGCCGTCATCACGCGCAAGAACATCGACAACTTCCGTCGCCAGATCAAGTCGCTGGGCCTTTCGTACGACTGGGACCGAGAAGTCTCGACGGCTGATCCGGACTACTATCGCTGGACCCAATGGATCTTCCTGAAGCTGTTCGAACGGGGCCTGGCCTACGAGGCCGAGATGCCTGTGAACTGGTGTCCTGCGCTGGGGACGGTGCTGGCCAACGAGGAGGTCGTGGACGGAAAGTCCGAGGTGGGGGGGCACCCGGTTGAGCGCCGCATGATCCGGCAGTGGGTGCTGCGCATCACGGCTTACGCGGAACGCCTGCTGAGCGGCCTGGAAGGCCTCGACTGGCCCGAGAACATCAAGGAGATGCAGCGCCACTGGATCGGGCGCTCCGAGGGCGCCGAGATCGACTTCACGCTGCAAGGGCGCGAGGACGGCTTCACGGTCTTCACCACCCGTCCCGACACCCTGTTCGGCGCCACCTACTGCGTCCTGGCGCCCGAACACCCCTTGGTCGATGCCATCACCACGCCCGCGCAGCGCGAGGCGATCGACGCCTATCGCCAGGCGGCCGCCCGCAAGAGCGACCTGGAACGCACCGATCTGGCCAAAGAAAAGACCGGTGCCTTCACGGGCGCCATGGCGATCAACCCGGCCAACGGCGAAGCCATCCCCGTCTGGATCGCTGACTACGTGCTGGCCACCTACGGCACGGGCGCCGTCATGGCCGTGCCGGCGCACGATCAGCGCGACTGGGAGTTCGCCCGAGCGGTGGGCCTGCCCCTGCGTCGCGTGATCGAAGGAGGAAACCTCGACGAGGCCGCCTTCACCGGCGATGGCCGGCATCTGGATTCCGGTCCGCTCGACGGCCTCGACAACTCGGCGGCCAAATCCCGCATGGTGGCTTGGCTGGAGGAACGCGGGGCTGGCCGGGGCAAGGTCACCTATCGCCTGCGCGACTGGATTTTCAGCCGCCAGCGCTACTGGGGAGAACCGATCCCGGTGCTCCATCAGCCCGACGGACGCATCACGGCACTGGCCGAGGACGAGTTGCCGCTGACACTGCCGCACCTGGACGCGATCACGCCCTCGGGCACGGGCGAGAGCCCGCTGGTGAACGCCGGCGATTGGCTGAAGGTGGGGGAGGCCTCGCGCGAAACCAACACCATGCCGCAGTGGGCCGGCAGTTGCTGGTACTACCTCCGCTTCATTGACCCGCGCAACACGGAAGCCTTCGCGGCCGAGGACAAGCTGGCGGCCTGGCTGCCGGTCGATCTGTACATCGGTGGAGCCGAACACGCCGTGATGCATCTGCTGTATGCCCGCTTCTGGCACAAGGTGCTGTTCGATTGTGGCCTGGTCACGACCGAGGAACCCTTCCAGAAGCTGTTCAACCAGGGGATGATTCTCGGTGAGAACAACGAGAAGATGTCCAAGTCGCGCGGCAACGTGGTCAACCCCGATCACATCGTGGCCAAGTACGGGGCAGACACGCTGCGCCTCTATGAAATGTTCATGGGGCCACTGGAGGCGACCAAACCCTGGAGCAATACCGGGGTGGAAGGGCTGTTCCGCTTCCTGCAGCGGGTCTGGCGCCTGTTCATCGCGGAGGACGGCTCGCTCAATCCGGCGATCGCCGAGGTGCAAAACGTCGACCTGACGCGCCTGTTGCACAAGACCATCAAGAAGGTGGGCAGTGATATCGAGGGCTTGCGGTTCAACACCGCTATCAGTCAGATGATGATTCTGCTCAACGAGGCCAACAAGGCGGAACACCTGCCGCGGGCCGACATGGAGGCCTTTGTGCTGCTGCTGGCCCCCTTCGCGCCCCATCTGGCGGAGGAATTGTGGGTCCGCATGGGGCACGTCGGGTCGTTGGCTTACGCCCCCTGGCCGGCTTACGACGAGGCCCTCACCCGCGATGCCGAAGTGGAATTGGCGGTTCAGGTCAACGGCAAGTTGCGCGCGCGCATCGTGGTGCCGGCCGAGGCGGAGAAGGAAGCGGTGTTGAGCCAGGGCAAGGCGGCGGTGGCCGAATTTCTCGACGGCAAGGCGATCGTCAAGGAAGTCGTGGTGCCGGGACGCCTGGTCAATCTGGTGGTCTCTGGCTGAGGCCTGACTCCACGGCCTCGGCACGCCACGCGTAGGCAGCTTGGAGCACTTGCTGGTGGTTCCAGCCGGTGAAGCCAGGCTCGCCCTCGTCTTGGTGGCCCCGAGCGGGCTCAATTTCACGGCGTTCCCCGCCCCGAGAGGCTGCTTCTGGCGGGTATATAGCCCGCGTGGCTTCAGGCCCTCAGGGCAGTCCTGCAGGAAGCGCGCGTGGGGCCTCCGTTGACGGGATCATGCACATATTGACAGCTCCTGCGGGTGCCTGGAATCGCTGGCTTGTTCCCGCTGCCGTGGTCGGAATCGCCGCTTGCTCGCCGCCCTCGGTCGCCCCGGCGCCTGTGTTGCCTCAATCGGCCACGCCGACGGTGGCGGCCAGTCTGTCTGTCTCCACGGCCTCGCCTCGCCTCAGGCCGCTCGAACGCGTGATGACCCTGCGCACCGGGGAAGTCCTTTCCGGCAAGGCGCTCGCGCTGGGCTCATTGGCGCCCAACGCGGCGGTCGTCAGAGCTGAACGTTTTGACGTTTTGGAGGCGCGCATCGCCCTGCTGCCGGTGGCGGTGCTGGCCTTTCGATTGCAGCAAATGACCGTCGAGAAGCCGCTCCAAGATGCCCTGGTAAGTCCGCTAGGGCCTGATTTCAACTGGGCAGGCGGCAATCCTGGCGCCTACACGGATGAGGCCGGTCGTTTCAGCCTGCGCTTCGTCTCGCCCTCGACCACGCCTTTCCTGGACGTGCGGGCTCACGTCGGCGGGCGCACCTTCCGGATGTTTGGCTGGACCCGGTCGCGTGAAGGCGTCACGGTCGACCTGGCCTCGACCCTGGTGGTGCGAGAGGTCCTGAGGTTCCGCCAGCGCAGTGAGAATCTGGCGACGTTCAACGCCATCCGCGATGGGGATGTTGAGCCGCTGCTCCTGCGCCTTCGTCGGCTGCTTGAAGGCGGGTTGCCGGCCGGGCTCAGCTTTGACCCCTATTCGGTGTCGGTGCCGCTGGGTGACTGGACGCAGGAAGGTGACCGGGCCGACGGGGCCTTGCGGCTGCTGGATGAACTGGCACGCCGTGACGCCAACGTCTCGCGGGACATCGATCGGCTCTACATGGCCTGTAATGTTCAGTTTACCGGGATGCGCGATACTGCTCGTCTGGCGGTATCGCGCCCTGGACGGCAAGCCGCCTTTGCCCTGTCTCCCCAGGCCCCCCCGACGCCCACGCCCGCGCGCCCACCCACGGCAGCGCCGACGAGCAGCCCCAGCCCCAGCCCGAGTCCGTCGCCATCTGCCAGTCCCAGTCCCGGCCCATCGCCGTCCGCCAGCCCCAGTCGACCGCCTTCGGCAAGCCCCTCACCTGTTTAACGCGCCCGACCTGCCATCGTTCAGGGGTGGTATGCGGCCAGGAAATCGGCCAGGTGGACCACCTGTACCTCCGGGAGTTGCTGCTGCAGGCCTCGGGCCAGTTGCATCAGGCAGGGCGGATTGGCCGTGATGACTTGGGTCGCGTGCGTGCTGCGGATGTGGTCGAGCTTGTGATTCAACAGGCTGTCCGAGAGTGCGGCCTGTTTCAGCGTGTAGGTGCCGGCCCCTCCACAGCACCAATCCGCCTCGGGCAGTTCCACCAGCTCCACGTTGGGTAAACTCGCGAGCAACTGCCGGGGGGCGCTCCGCACGCCTAGCCCGTGGGCCAGATGACACGGATCATGCCAGGTGACGCGCACGGCCGGACGCGGACTGGGGGCGGGCAGGCCCACCCGCACCAGGAAACTGGCCAGGTCCGTGGCCTTGGACGCCAGGGTTTGCGCCTCCCCGCGCTCAGGCAGCAGCGAGCCGTATTCGTGCAGGGTCGCGCCACACCCGCCCGCGTGACTGATGATCGCCTCGAATTCCTGACCCTGCAGCGCGGCCAGGTTGGCCTCGACCCGTTGGATGGCCCCTGTCCGATCACCTTCATGCAGGTGGACGGCGCCGCAGCAACCGAGTGCCGGCGGCACCCAGACGCGGTAGCCGGCGCGCGTCAACAAGTGGACGGCTGCCCGGCCCGAGGACGCATAGAGGGCGGAACCGGCACAGCCAGGCAAGAAGGCCACCACACCGCGTTCCGGTCCCTGGGCCGGTGTCCACTCGGGCAGCCACGAAGCCGGGCGCAAAGGCCCATCAGGCAGCAATTCCAGGGCTCTCGCCAGTCCGCCCGGTAACCAGCCCGGGGCGCGTCCACGCCGAACCAGCAGGCGCTTGGTCAGGCGCCCCGGGATGGCTGCCAGCGACAGTCGCCGGGCATCCGGCAACACGTCCCGCACGATCTTGCGCCAGGCGCGCAGCCCCACACCAGCAGGACGGGAGGGCTCGACGTGCTCGGCTCGCACCCGCTCGAGCAGGCTGCCATACTGCACGCCCGCGGGGCAGGCGGTTTCGCAGGCGCGGCAGCCCACGCAGCTGTCAAAGTGGGGGTTGACCTCCGGACCCGCCTGCAAGCGACCCTCCTCCAGGGCGCGCATGAGGTACAGCCGACCCCGCGGGGAGGCGGCTTCGTCGCCCGTCTCCCGGTAGGTCGGGCAGCGCGTCAGGCAGAGGCCACAGTGGATGCAGGCATTCAAAAGCTCGGTGTTGGTGGGTGAGGGCACCGGTTCAGCCTCCCGCTGCACGGCCGGGCGCGAGGATCCCCTGCGGGTCCCAGGCCAGCTTGAGGGCGCGCATGATCGGGCGATCGGGGCGTTCCGGCCCCCACACATCCACGAGCCCACCTTTCCAGTTCGTTGGACAAGCCTCCACCATCCAGGTCCCGCGCAGGCGCGTCATCAATGACGCCAGCTCGGCGAAGAACTCAGCCGGTGCCTCGGGAGCGGTCGCCCAGCCCACGCGCACCACCCCATTGCCCACCTCCCCCCAGAGCGCGCCAGGGGGGCACGAGAGTGACGCCAGACCTGTCAGCAACTCCGGCACCCGATCGGGTAGGCTGATCAAGCGCAGGCGCAGTGCGCCACTCTGGCGCGGGGTGGAGAGGGACTGCAAGGCCTCCTGAAACGGGGCGCCGGTGTGATGGGCGATCGCCAGCCCCTGACGCTTGACCAGCGCATCAAACCGTTCGGCTTGCCAACTGACGGTCTCGGCCGCCCCCTCGAACACCACGGCCAGATACACCCCACGAGCCACGAAGGTGTGGTGGGCCTCCAGCAGACCGGTGGTCAGCGTCAGGGCGTGAGGCGCGAGACCTTCGGCCTTCACGGCGGCCAGCAGGGGAAAGGTGGCGTCCAGTGGGTCGCAATGCACGACCGAGAGCACCTGCTTGGCGGGCAGCGGGTCCAGCTTGAAACAGACGGACGTGATCACCCCGAGCGAACCCAAGGCCCCGATGTGCAGCTTGCCAAGGTCGTAGCCTGCCACGCTCTTCACCACCGGGGCGCCGCTTTGCACCAGGTTCCCCTGGGGAGTGACCACCTGCATCCAGAGCAGGCGATCGCGCCACGTGCCGTGACGCAGGCGACGCGGCCCGGCCACCCCGGCGGCGATCGCTCCCCCCACCGTGGTCCGTTCAGGCGCCTCCACATCCATGGGCAGGCACTGCCCGTACTGGGCCAGCTGGGCGTTCAGGTCGCTCAGCGTCACGCCACTGGAGACCGTCACCGTCAGGTCGCCGGGAGCGTGCGCGATGGGAGCCCGCAAGGCCGTCAGGTCGAGGGCGGCGTCATAGCGTTGGAGGGCATCTCCCAGCGACATGTGGGTGCCGAACCCCCACGGGACCACCGCGAGGCGTTCGCGGGACGCTTCAGCCAGGCATTTCGCCGTGGCCTCGGTCGTGTCTGGCCGCCAGAGTTGTCCGGGCAGCCGGCCATCGACGCCAAAGGCCTCCAGCGGTCTTGCGGAGGGAAGTTCGGCCTTCAGCACATCGGACCTCCTCCCAGTCGACTGGGCCCTGCCTCGGCACAGCCACGCCGAACGGGAAACAGCTTGCCCGGGTTCATGCGGCCGGTGGGGTCGAAAACCTGCCGCCAGGCTTGCATGGTTTCTCGGTCGGCCTCATTGAACATCAAGGCCAGGTGGTCACGCTTTTCGATGCCCACCCCATGCTCCCCCGTGATGCTGCCGCCTGCATCGACGCACACCTTCAAAATGGCTCCTCCAGCGGCCAGCACGCGGTCAACCTGCGCGGGGTCGCGTTCGTCGAACAGCAGGATGGGATGAAGGTTGCCGTCTCCGGCGTGAAACACGTTGGCGACGCGCAAGCCGTGCGCCTGCGCGATGCTCGCAATGGCCTCCAGGACCTCCGGCAGCTTGGTGCGGGGGATGACGCCATCCATCGTCACCTTGCTGGGAGCCAGCCGCCCAACGGCCCCGATGGCCTTTTTGCGCGCCAGCCAGAGGCGATCGCGGCTGGCCGCGTCGCTGGCCTGGGTGACCGACACGGCCCCGTGCTGTTGCAGCAAGCTCGATACGCGGGCAGCGTCAGCGCTGAGACCCGCTTCCAAACCGTCCAGTTCCACGATCAAGGCCGCTCCCGCATCCAGCGGGAGTCCGATGGCGAAGGCTGCCTCCACGGCCTGGATGATGGCGCCATCGAGCATTTCCAGGGCCGCCGGTAGGATGCCTTGCGCGATGATGGCGGAAACCGCCTGACTGGCATCGCGAACGGTGTTGAAGATAGCGAGAAAGGTACAGACGGCGGGTGGCACCGGGGTGAGGCGAACGATCGCCTTGGTGATCACGCCGAGCGTTCCTTCCGTTCCGATCACGGCGCCGAGCAGATCATAGCCGGGGGTCTCATCCCACTCACTGCCGATCCAGACGACCTCGCCGTCGGGTTGGACCAGTTCTACGGCCAGTACATGATTGACCGTGACGCCGTATTTCAGGGTGTGAGGACCACCCGAATTTTCCGCGATATTGCCCCCGATCGTGCAGGCGTGCTGGGAACTCGGGTCCGGCGCGAAATGCAGCTTGGCTTCCGTCACGGCCTGAGTCAGGTGCAGGTTGACCACGCCCGCCTCGACCGTCGCCCGCTGGTTGGCGCCGTCCACGGCGAGGATCCGATTCATGCGCGAGAGGCCAATCAGAATTCCCCCGTGGGCTGGTGTGCTGCCACCTGCCAGGCCCGTTCCTGCTCCTCGCGGGGTCACAGGGACGCCGTGGCGCGCGGCGATGCGCATCACGGTGCTGACCTCGCGCGTGCTGGCAGGCAGCACAACCACGCTCGGGGCCCCCTTTTCGATGGTGTAGGCGTCGCAGTCGTAGGCCAGCCGGTGAGCGGCGTCCCTCCAGACCGAACCGGCGGGGAGGGCTGCTTCCAGCTCCGCCAGCCAAGCAGCTTCGGTTGCTTGCAGTGTCATGCCTGGATCATAACGCATTGCCTGCGCCTGCGCTTGCCCCTTCAGCGGAAGAGCAGACACGCCTTTCGCCCTGCTGCTGGCCTTGCCCTGTCAGGTGACGATCAGCCGTGGGGCACCACGCCAGCGCACGAGGGTGATGGACCTGAAGATTAACAATTTATTTACGTTTTGATAACCGAATACCCCCGACGGGCAGCGATAAGCATGGAGGTTCAGCTGCCCATCTGCGTCTGCCAGAAAGGAACCGAACATGCCCGCTCCGGTTCAAACCGCTAGTGCCCGCATTCCCTCCTCGCGTTCGACGGGAGAGGGCAGCGTCACGGTTCAGTCGGGCGAAACGCTGTACCGCGTCGCGGCGCGTGCCATGGGATCGGGGGCACGCTGGCGGGACCTCTACGAGGCCAATCGGGCGGTGATCGGCAACGACCCTCACCTTCTGCAGGTGGGGATGGTCTTGCGGATTCCCGCCCTGGGCGGTGTCACGCCTCCGGCTGCCCAGC is a window from the Candidatus Sericytochromatia bacterium genome containing:
- the leuS gene encoding leucine--tRNA ligase → MAKYDPIAIEPKWQQYWDAHKTFKTPDLPTKPKYYVLDMFPYPSGDGLHVGHPEGYTATDIVARYKRMKGFDVLHPMGWDAFGLPAEQYAIKTGIHPAVITRKNIDNFRRQIKSLGLSYDWDREVSTADPDYYRWTQWIFLKLFERGLAYEAEMPVNWCPALGTVLANEEVVDGKSEVGGHPVERRMIRQWVLRITAYAERLLSGLEGLDWPENIKEMQRHWIGRSEGAEIDFTLQGREDGFTVFTTRPDTLFGATYCVLAPEHPLVDAITTPAQREAIDAYRQAAARKSDLERTDLAKEKTGAFTGAMAINPANGEAIPVWIADYVLATYGTGAVMAVPAHDQRDWEFARAVGLPLRRVIEGGNLDEAAFTGDGRHLDSGPLDGLDNSAAKSRMVAWLEERGAGRGKVTYRLRDWIFSRQRYWGEPIPVLHQPDGRITALAEDELPLTLPHLDAITPSGTGESPLVNAGDWLKVGEASRETNTMPQWAGSCWYYLRFIDPRNTEAFAAEDKLAAWLPVDLYIGGAEHAVMHLLYARFWHKVLFDCGLVTTEEPFQKLFNQGMILGENNEKMSKSRGNVVNPDHIVAKYGADTLRLYEMFMGPLEATKPWSNTGVEGLFRFLQRVWRLFIAEDGSLNPAIAEVQNVDLTRLLHKTIKKVGSDIEGLRFNTAISQMMILLNEANKAEHLPRADMEAFVLLLAPFAPHLAEELWVRMGHVGSLAYAPWPAYDEALTRDAEVELAVQVNGKLRARIVVPAEAEKEAVLSQGKAAVAEFLDGKAIVKEVVVPGRLVNLVVSG
- a CDS encoding (Fe-S)-binding protein, whose amino-acid sequence is MPSPTNTELLNACIHCGLCLTRCPTYRETGDEAASPRGRLYLMRALEEGRLQAGPEVNPHFDSCVGCRACETACPAGVQYGSLLERVRAEHVEPSRPAGVGLRAWRKIVRDVLPDARRLSLAAIPGRLTKRLLVRRGRAPGWLPGGLARALELLPDGPLRPASWLPEWTPAQGPERGVVAFLPGCAGSALYASSGRAAVHLLTRAGYRVWVPPALGCCGAVHLHEGDRTGAIQRVEANLAALQGQEFEAIISHAGGCGATLHEYGSLLPERGEAQTLASKATDLASFLVRVGLPAPSPRPAVRVTWHDPCHLAHGLGVRSAPRQLLASLPNVELVELPEADWCCGGAGTYTLKQAALSDSLLNHKLDHIRSTHATQVITANPPCLMQLARGLQQQLPEVQVVHLADFLAAYHP
- a CDS encoding FAD-binding oxidoreductase, with the translated sequence MLKAELPSARPLEAFGVDGRLPGQLWRPDTTEATAKCLAEASRERLAVVPWGFGTHMSLGDALQRYDAALDLTALRAPIAHAPGDLTVTVSSGVTLSDLNAQLAQYGQCLPMDVEAPERTTVGGAIAAGVAGPRRLRHGTWRDRLLWMQVVTPQGNLVQSGAPVVKSVAGYDLGKLHIGALGSLGVITSVCFKLDPLPAKQVLSVVHCDPLDATFPLLAAVKAEGLAPHALTLTTGLLEAHHTFVARGVYLAVVFEGAAETVSWQAERFDALVKRQGLAIAHHTGAPFQEALQSLSTPRQSGALRLRLISLPDRVPELLTGLASLSCPPGALWGEVGNGVVRVGWATAPEAPAEFFAELASLMTRLRGTWMVEACPTNWKGGLVDVWGPERPDRPIMRALKLAWDPQGILAPGRAAGG
- a CDS encoding FAD-linked oxidase C-terminal domain-containing protein, with product MTLQATEAAWLAELEAALPAGSVWRDAAHRLAYDCDAYTIEKGAPSVVVLPASTREVSTVMRIAARHGVPVTPRGAGTGLAGGSTPAHGGILIGLSRMNRILAVDGANQRATVEAGVVNLHLTQAVTEAKLHFAPDPSSQHACTIGGNIAENSGGPHTLKYGVTVNHVLAVELVQPDGEVVWIGSEWDETPGYDLLGAVIGTEGTLGVITKAIVRLTPVPPAVCTFLAIFNTVRDASQAVSAIIAQGILPAALEMLDGAIIQAVEAAFAIGLPLDAGAALIVELDGLEAGLSADAARVSSLLQQHGAVSVTQASDAASRDRLWLARKKAIGAVGRLAPSKVTMDGVIPRTKLPEVLEAIASIAQAHGLRVANVFHAGDGNLHPILLFDERDPAQVDRVLAAGGAILKVCVDAGGSITGEHGVGIEKRDHLALMFNEADRETMQAWRQVFDPTGRMNPGKLFPVRRGCAEAGPSRLGGGPMC